A genome region from Megalobrama amblycephala isolate DHTTF-2021 linkage group LG16, ASM1881202v1, whole genome shotgun sequence includes the following:
- the LOC125249340 gene encoding cyclin-dependent kinase-like 1 — MDKYEKLAKIGEGSYGVVFKCRHRDSGQIVAIKKFVESEDDPVIKKIALREIRMLKQLKHVNLVNLLEVFRRKRRLHLVFEFCEQTVLNELDKHPRGVPEAQLKSIVWQTLQAVNFCHKHNCIHRDVKPENILLTKTGVIKLCDFGFARILTGPGDDYTDYVATRWYRAPELLVGDTQYGPPVDVWALGCVFAELLSGNPLWPGRSDVDQLHLIRQTLGDLIPRHQQVFRSNIFFSGVSIPEPDTMEPLEKRFHDVSPHAITVMKVRFKCRLISLIYHFSTDSDTLDLCQMSHLNSKMVCKS, encoded by the exons ATGGATAAGTATGAGAAACTGGCTAAGATCGGCGAGGGCTCATATGGAGTTGTGTTCAAATGCAGACACAGGGACTCAGGTCAGATAGTGGCTATTAAAAAATTTGTAGAGTCTGAAGATGACCCAGTCATTAAGAAGATCGCATTGAGAGAAATCCGCATGCTAAAG CAATTGAAGCATGTGAATTTGGTGAATTTGCTTGAGGTCTTCAGGAGAAAGAGACGCCTTCATCTGGTCTTTGAGTTCTGTGAGCAAACTGTTCTAAATGAACTGGACAAGCACCCCAGAGG GGTTCCTGAAGCACAACTCAAGAGTATTGTGTGGCAAACGCTACAAGCTGTGAACTTCTGTCACAAACACAAT TGTATTCACCGGGATGTAAAACCAGAGAACATTCTTCTGACCAAGACTGGTGTGATCAAACTATGTGATTTTGGCTTTGCTCGCATCCTCA CTGGTCCAGGTGATGATTACACTGATTATGTGGCAACACGATGGTACCGGGCCCCAGAGCTCTTGGTTGGAGACACTCAGTACGGTCCCCCAGTGGATGTCTGGGCCCTTGGTTGTGTCTTTGCTGAGCTGCTGTCTGGAAATCCTCTTTGGCCAGGACGTTCTGACGTGGATCAGTTGCACCTCATTCGACAAACGCTAG GTGACTTGATCCCACGGCATCAGCAGGTGTTCCGGTCCAATATCTTCTTTAGCGGAGTCAGCATCCCTGAGCCTGATACCATG gaGCCGTTAGAGAAGAGGTTCCATGATGTTTCTCCTCATGCTATTACTGTGATGAAGGTGAGATTTAAATGCAGACTTATAAGTCTCATATACCACTTTTCCACAGACAGTGACACTCTTGACCTGTGCC